In Cottoperca gobio chromosome 1, fCotGob3.1, whole genome shotgun sequence, a genomic segment contains:
- the tmc6b gene encoding transmembrane channel-like protein 6b isoform X1 has translation MARNVNFDLNHPLMEAGLESPVDEEGVHDSFSQLIAEQSQNRGPSDAFELQQLQRQLDEEDRDNVAYLSSPGREFRGRRQGQRDNEWEDDETQTDPLMGERWSSATMRILSSMPSRTIGRNRGAIISQYYNRTMQLRRRRQSRPAIRDFAHSARPSIRGYGMEVDSTDAEASKRDRLVNNLQNLSVSDRVRMLRAMPLNVAEKSELRRLALQKEKRTFSGSQIPCCSQLKYYIIIGVRQSWYSWLSFLHSLQLWQVALKRVSGRFGTGVLSYFLFLKTLLFFNLFLFLVTGAFMVLPQAVHPPVLPAGISSFTGLELLTGAGYFSDSVMYYGYYSNDTLRKSCADDGEVQNVSLSNGTRLDCGSKHLSYNMPLAYFFTIGVAFFVTCIILVYSMSKSFGQSFRIDKSHSILAIKVLCSWDFKVIKKTSVKLMSENICTQLKELLAEVNHKQVNKTRCQRLWRLMVHGLAWSICIASTTACVLAIYYFSDHMYQNLKHLRSVVLRKTPVLNEASLLALPVLVSLINLLLPGLFNLTAWMEDYESPSVRTYVSIGRNLMLKVSVLGVLCYHWLGRVAADPKIIGLKCWESFVGQELYRFLLMDFIFTLLDTLFGEFLWRLFSEKALKRRRKPVFDIARNVLELIYGQTLAWLGVLFTPLLPAVQILKLLLLFYIKKSSVMMNCQAPRKPYRVSQMTTVFITLLCFPSFLGASVCVTYTMWSITPSSSCGPFRGLKTMFQAGKRWVEKMEKDNPNLSVLARAHSYLVENPLFLFVGAGIFLIVIYFHSQVVDGQRKIIGLLQEQIENEGEDKKFLITRLQKIHEQKRTPARRLVSQNSNC, from the exons atggctCGAAATGTTAACTTTGACCTGAACCACCCTCTCATGGAAGCTGGACTGGA GAGCCCAGTAGATGAGGAAGGTGTCCATGACTCGTTCAGCCAGCTGATAGCAGAGCAGAGTCAGAACAGAGGACCGTCTGACGCCTtcgagctgcagcagcttcagagACAACTGGACGAGGAGGATCGAG acAATGTAGCCTACCTGTCCAGCCCTGGACGTGAGTTTAGGGGAAGGAGGCAGGGCCAAAGGGACAATGAATGGGAGGACgatgaaacacagacagaccccCTCATGGGGGAACGTTGGTCCTCGGCAACCATGAGGATCCTGTCCTCCATGCCCAGTCGCACAATCG gTCGCAACAGGGGAGCCATCATCTCTCAGTACTACAACAGGACCATGCAGCTTCGGAGACGCAGGCAGAGCAGACCCGCCATCCGAGACTTCGCTCACTCGGCCAGACCGAGCATACGAGGCTACGGCATGGAGGTCGACAGTACGGACGCAGAGG CGAGTAAGAGGGACCGCTTGGTGAACAACCTGCAGAACCTGTCAGTGAGCGACAGAGTCCGGATGCTCCGAGCGATGCCTCTAAATGTGGCCGAGAAGAGTGAACTCAG GAGGCTAGCTTTGCAAAAGGAGAAACGCACATTTTCTGGCAGTCAAATCCCCTGTTGCAGTCAGCTCAAATATTACATCATCATT GGTGTAAGACAGAGTTGGTACAGCTGGCTGTCCTTCCTGCACTCCCTACAGCTGTGGCAAGTGGCGCTTAAAAGAGTGAGCGGCCGTTTCGGCACTGGTGTCCTCTCATACTTCCTGTTCCTTAAGACCCTACTCTTCTTCAACCTCTTCCTGTTTCTGGTGACGGGGGCCTTCATGGTGCTGCCTCAAGCAGTGCACCCTCCAGTGCTGCCCGCGGGGATAAGCTCCTTCACTGGGCTGGAGCTCCTCACCGGAGCG GGCTATTTCTCCGACTCAGTGATGTACTATGGATACTACAGTAACGACACACTGCGTAAGAGCTGCGCGGATGATGGTGAAGTGCAGAATGTCTCTTTATCCAATGGAACCAGGCTGGACTGTGGGTCCAAGCACCTCTCGTACAACATGCCGCTGGCATACTTTTTCACCATAGGAGTGGCTTTCTTCGTCACATGTATCATTCTTGTGTACAG CATGTCAAAGTCGTTTGGTCAGAGCTTCAGAATCGACAAATCTCACAGCATCTTGGCCATAAAGGTCCTCTGCTCGTGGGACTTCAAGGTCATTAAGAAAACTTCTGTCAAACTCATGTCTGAGAATATCTGCACCCAGCTCAAg GAGCTGCTAGCAGAGGTGAATCATAAGCAGGTCAACAAAACTAGATGCCAGAGGCTGTGGAGACTGATGGTTCACGGCCTGGCATGGTCTATCTGCATAGCAAGCACCACTGCCTGTGTGCTTGCTATTTACTACTTCTCTGATCACATGTACCAG AACCTCAAGCATCTTCGCAGTGTCGTTCTACGCAAGACCCCCGTGTTGAATGAGGCCAGCCTGCTGGCTCTCCCCGTGCTGGTGTCGCTCATCAACCTGCTGCTGCCCGGCCTGTTCAACCTCACAGCCTGGATGGAGGACTACGAGTCACCTTCTGTACGCACATATGTCTCCATCGGCAG AAACTTGATGTTGAAAGTAAGCGTGCTTGGAGTCCTGTGCTACCACTGGCTGGGTCGGGTGGCTGCTGACCCCAAAATTATTGGACTGAAG TGCTGGGAGAGCTTTGTTGGCCAGGAGCTTTATCGTTTCCTGCTTATGGACTTCATCTTCACTCTACTGGACACCTTGTTTGGAGAGTTTCTTTGGAG GTTGTTCTCTGAGAAGGcgctgaagaggaggaggaagccaGTGTTCGATATCGCCAGGAACGTCCTTGAACTCATCTACGGGCAGACGTTGGCCTG gtTGGGTGTTCTCTTCACTCCTCTCCTGCCTGCAGTGCAGATTCTCAAACTATTGCTGCTCTTCTACATTAAAAAG AGCAGCGTGATGATGAACTGTCAGGCCCCCCGGAAGCCGTATAGAGTCAGCCAGATGACAACCGTCTTCATCACTCTCCTCTGCTTCCCCTCCTTCCTCGGTGCCTCCGTGTGTGTCACGTACACCATgtggag CATCACACCCTCCTCATCGTGCGGTCCTTTCCGGGGACTCAAAACAATGTTCCAGGCGGGGAAGCGGTGGGTggaaaaaatggaaaaagatAATCCCAACCTGTCCGTGTTGGCCAGGGCTCACTCCTACCTGGTGGAAAAccctctcttcctgtttgttgGAGCAGGAATCTTCCT GATTGTCATCTACTTCCACAGTCAGGTGGTGGACGGTCAAAGGAAGATCATCGGCTTACTACAGGAGCAGATAGAAAAT GAGGGAGAAGATAAGAAGTTTCTCATCACTCGCCTCCAGAAGATCCACGAGCAAAAACGAACGCCCGCTCGAAGACTCGTCAGTCAG AACTCCAACTGTTGA
- the notum1b gene encoding inactive palmitoleoyl-protein carboxylesterase notum1b codes for MQSRGVSAVHSCLLLLFIHVSAPAEARRVHGSRAQSRRVQQQQQTPAHRERVEGAESFPLDFTAVEGNMDNFMVQIKNLAQSLYPCSAQKLDQDMKLHFLKNVSVTCNDGSAAGYYIKESKGSKRWLLFLEGGWYCFNRQTCDSRYETMRRLMSSTKWPQTRTGTGIMSPQPEENPHWWNANMVFIPYCSSDVWSGATPKTDHSDYAFMGSLIIKEVVNELLTKGLDNAKVLLLAGSSAGGTGVLLNVDHVAEQLESQGHRGVQVRGLADSGWFLDNKQYKFTDCLDTISCAPTEAIKRGIRYWDSLVPESCRQAHVGEEWNCFFGYKVFPTLKSPVFVVQWLFDEAQLTVDNIHLTGQPIHEGQWRYIQNLGQELRSTLHDVPAMFAPACLSHELITRTYWMDIQVKGTSLPRALHCWDRSLQLNNHVNVSNPNPQNQKTPPARGCPLHLIDSCPWPHCNPSCPTIRDQLTGQEMSVIQFLKHMGFDVQKMAQQQGMDPRKLLGMLNNGS; via the exons ATGCAGAGCCGTGGTGTGTCCGCGGTGCActcctgcctgctgctgctcttcatccATGTGAGCGCACCGGCGGAGGCGAGGAGAGTTCACGGCAGCCGGGCGCAAAGTCGGcgggtgcagcagcagcagcagactccGGCGCACAGGGAGCGGGTGGAAGGAGCAGAGAGCTTCCCGTTAGACTTTACAGCCGTGGAGGGCAACATGGACAACTTCATGGTGCAGATAAAGAACTTAGCGCAGTCACTGTACCCGTGCTCTGCGCAGAAGCTGGATCAAGACATGAAGTTGCACTTTTTGAAGAATGTTTCTGTGACTTGCAATGATGGGTCAGCAGCAGG GTATTACATCAAGGAGTCTAAAGGCAGCAAGAGGTGGCTGCTGTTCTTAGAAG GTGGATGGTACTGTTTCAACAGGCAGACCTGTGACAGCAGGTATGAGACGATGAGGAGACTGATGAGCTCCACCAAGTGGCCACAAACCAGAACAG GAACAGGAATCATGTCTCCTCAGCCAGAGGAAAACCCTCACTGGTGGAACGCCAACATGGT cTTCATCCCGTACTGCTCCAGTGATGTGTGGAGCGGAGCCACACCGAAGACAGATCACA GTGATTATGCGTTCATGGGCTCTCTGATCATTAAGGAGGTGGTGAACGAGCTGCTGACCAAAGGACTGGACAACGCCAAGGTTCTGCTTCTGGCAGGAAGCAG TGCGGGCGGTACAGGCGTCCTGCTGAACGTGGACCACGTTGCAGAGCAGCTGGAGTCGCAGGGCCACCGAGGGGTGCAGGTCAGGGGCCTGGCTGACTCCGGATGGTTCCTGGACAACAAACAGTACAAATTCACAGACTGCCTGGACACCATCAGCTGTGCCCCCACTGAGGCCATAAAGAGAGGCATCAG GTACTGGGACAGTCTGGTGccagagagctgcagacagGCTCATGTGGGGGAGGAGTGGAACTGTTTCTTTGGATATAAAGTCTTCCCCACATTAAAAA GCCCGGTGTTCGTGGTGCAGTGGCTGTTTGACGAGGCCCAGCTGACGGTCGACAACATCCACCTGACCGGGCAGCCCATCCACGAGGGCCAGTGGAGGTACATACAGAACCTGGGACAGGAGCTGAGGAGCACGCTACATGACGTACC GGCGATGTTTGCTCCGGCCTGTCTGTCGCACGAACTCATTACTAGAAC CTACTGGATGGACATTCAGGTGAAAGGCACCTCCCTGCCCAGAGCCCTCCACTGCTGGGACCGCAGCCTTCAATTGAACAACCACGTCAACGTCAGCAACCCTAACCCCCAGAATCAGAAGACCCCACCCGCGAGGGGCTGCCCTCTccatttgattgacagctgcccGTGGCCTCACTGTAATCCCTCCTGCCCAACTATTCGCGACCAGCTGACGGGACAGGAGATGAGCGTGATCCAGTTCCTGAAGCACATGGGCTTTGACGTGCAGAAGATGGCCCAGCAGCAGGGGATGGACCCCAGGAAGCTACTGGGCATGCTCAATAACGGGAGCTGA
- the tmc6b gene encoding transmembrane channel-like protein 6b isoform X2 — translation MARNVNFDLNHPLMEAGLESPVDEEGVHDSFSQLIAEQSQNRGPSDAFELQQLQRQLDEEDRDNVAYLSSPGREFRGRRQGQRDNEWEDDETQTDPLMGERWSSATMRILSSMPSRTIGRNRGAIISQYYNRTMQLRRRRQSRPAIRDFAHSARPSIRGYGMEVDSTDAEASKRDRLVNNLQNLSVSDRVRMLRAMPLNVAEKSELRRLALQKEKRTFSGSQIPCCSQLKYYIIIGVRQSWYSWLSFLHSLQLWQVALKRVSGRFGTGVLSYFLFLKTLLFFNLFLFLVTGAFMVLPQAVHPPVLPAGISSFTGLELLTGAGYFSDSVMYYGYYSNDTLRKSCADDGEVQNVSLSNGTRLDCGSKHLSYNMPLAYFFTIGVAFFVTCIILVYSMSKSFGQSFRIDKSHSILAIKVLCSWDFKVIKKTSVKLMSENICTQLKELLAEVNHKQVNKTRCQRLWRLMVHGLAWSICIASTTACVLAIYYFSDHMYQNLKHLRSVVLRKTPVLNEASLLALPVLVSLINLLLPGLFNLTAWMEDYESPSVRTYVSIGRNLMLKVSVLGVLCYHWLGRVAADPKIIGLKCWESFVGQELYRFLLMDFIFTLLDTLFGEFLWRLFSEKALKRRRKPVFDIARNVLELIYGQTLAWLGVLFTPLLPAVQILKLLLLFYIKKSSVMMNCQAPRKPYRVSQMTTVFITLLCFPSFLGASVCVTYTMWRYTHKKNVLLLTHLYQK, via the exons atggctCGAAATGTTAACTTTGACCTGAACCACCCTCTCATGGAAGCTGGACTGGA GAGCCCAGTAGATGAGGAAGGTGTCCATGACTCGTTCAGCCAGCTGATAGCAGAGCAGAGTCAGAACAGAGGACCGTCTGACGCCTtcgagctgcagcagcttcagagACAACTGGACGAGGAGGATCGAG acAATGTAGCCTACCTGTCCAGCCCTGGACGTGAGTTTAGGGGAAGGAGGCAGGGCCAAAGGGACAATGAATGGGAGGACgatgaaacacagacagaccccCTCATGGGGGAACGTTGGTCCTCGGCAACCATGAGGATCCTGTCCTCCATGCCCAGTCGCACAATCG gTCGCAACAGGGGAGCCATCATCTCTCAGTACTACAACAGGACCATGCAGCTTCGGAGACGCAGGCAGAGCAGACCCGCCATCCGAGACTTCGCTCACTCGGCCAGACCGAGCATACGAGGCTACGGCATGGAGGTCGACAGTACGGACGCAGAGG CGAGTAAGAGGGACCGCTTGGTGAACAACCTGCAGAACCTGTCAGTGAGCGACAGAGTCCGGATGCTCCGAGCGATGCCTCTAAATGTGGCCGAGAAGAGTGAACTCAG GAGGCTAGCTTTGCAAAAGGAGAAACGCACATTTTCTGGCAGTCAAATCCCCTGTTGCAGTCAGCTCAAATATTACATCATCATT GGTGTAAGACAGAGTTGGTACAGCTGGCTGTCCTTCCTGCACTCCCTACAGCTGTGGCAAGTGGCGCTTAAAAGAGTGAGCGGCCGTTTCGGCACTGGTGTCCTCTCATACTTCCTGTTCCTTAAGACCCTACTCTTCTTCAACCTCTTCCTGTTTCTGGTGACGGGGGCCTTCATGGTGCTGCCTCAAGCAGTGCACCCTCCAGTGCTGCCCGCGGGGATAAGCTCCTTCACTGGGCTGGAGCTCCTCACCGGAGCG GGCTATTTCTCCGACTCAGTGATGTACTATGGATACTACAGTAACGACACACTGCGTAAGAGCTGCGCGGATGATGGTGAAGTGCAGAATGTCTCTTTATCCAATGGAACCAGGCTGGACTGTGGGTCCAAGCACCTCTCGTACAACATGCCGCTGGCATACTTTTTCACCATAGGAGTGGCTTTCTTCGTCACATGTATCATTCTTGTGTACAG CATGTCAAAGTCGTTTGGTCAGAGCTTCAGAATCGACAAATCTCACAGCATCTTGGCCATAAAGGTCCTCTGCTCGTGGGACTTCAAGGTCATTAAGAAAACTTCTGTCAAACTCATGTCTGAGAATATCTGCACCCAGCTCAAg GAGCTGCTAGCAGAGGTGAATCATAAGCAGGTCAACAAAACTAGATGCCAGAGGCTGTGGAGACTGATGGTTCACGGCCTGGCATGGTCTATCTGCATAGCAAGCACCACTGCCTGTGTGCTTGCTATTTACTACTTCTCTGATCACATGTACCAG AACCTCAAGCATCTTCGCAGTGTCGTTCTACGCAAGACCCCCGTGTTGAATGAGGCCAGCCTGCTGGCTCTCCCCGTGCTGGTGTCGCTCATCAACCTGCTGCTGCCCGGCCTGTTCAACCTCACAGCCTGGATGGAGGACTACGAGTCACCTTCTGTACGCACATATGTCTCCATCGGCAG AAACTTGATGTTGAAAGTAAGCGTGCTTGGAGTCCTGTGCTACCACTGGCTGGGTCGGGTGGCTGCTGACCCCAAAATTATTGGACTGAAG TGCTGGGAGAGCTTTGTTGGCCAGGAGCTTTATCGTTTCCTGCTTATGGACTTCATCTTCACTCTACTGGACACCTTGTTTGGAGAGTTTCTTTGGAG GTTGTTCTCTGAGAAGGcgctgaagaggaggaggaagccaGTGTTCGATATCGCCAGGAACGTCCTTGAACTCATCTACGGGCAGACGTTGGCCTG gtTGGGTGTTCTCTTCACTCCTCTCCTGCCTGCAGTGCAGATTCTCAAACTATTGCTGCTCTTCTACATTAAAAAG AGCAGCGTGATGATGAACTGTCAGGCCCCCCGGAAGCCGTATAGAGTCAGCCAGATGACAACCGTCTTCATCACTCTCCTCTGCTTCCCCTCCTTCCTCGGTGCCTCCGTGTGTGTCACGTACACCATgtggaggtacacacacaaaaaaaatgttctGCTGCTAACCCATctttatcaaaaataa